ATACTGGCAGGTAAGAAGCCGTCAACCCATGTTTGATGGCAAGACACTAAAACACTTGAAACCGAATGAAGTGGAGGATTACAGAGTCGCGATCCAGCGGGGGCGGCAGTTAAAGCACATCGATCGCCAAATTGAAAAGCTGCAACAACAGCTTGCACAACTTACCCTTACAACGGACTCATTAAGGGCTGCATCAGAAAGTTCATCAGCCGCACATAAACCGCCTCTGCAAATTCCTATACTGCCGACTGGCGATCTTCAGCAAGCAATGAAAGAACAACTTCTAAATCAAGTGAAATTCACGAATCTAGCTGAACAAGAGCGTATCGTCACAGAAGTGCTTGCCAACAGTCAAGCATTGAGAGCTTCATTGCGGCAAGCAGTTGCTCGCAGCAAACAGTTAGGTGTCAGGAATATTGACCTCAGAAAGAAATTTTAAAAACCTTGTTTTTCTTCATTGAGCTTTATTTCTCGCTCCAGATTTTCCTGGCTCAATATTTCGTTGCTCATGACTGCTTGCCGAACCAAATCTCCTCGTCGCTTTGCGTCCTCGGCTTTTTGCAACAGTAGGTCTGCCGCCTCATGCTCGTTCATCTCGCGCAGATGCTTTGCGGTATGAGTCATCAACATTTCACTCGCTTCGATCGTGCGGATACCATCCCAGAGGGACTCCTCGATCGACTGCGTTACCTCGGCTAGAAGGGCATTAAGCGAATAGGCATGCCCTGTATGGCAGCGAAAGCGAAGCAGGTTACCTTCTTTTAACTGCAACAGTACGCCATGGCACTCAGGACACGTAAAGGGAGAAAGGTCACCTAGTTTCATAATGCCGAGTTCCAGAGCGTTATCTTGCCGCGCAACACCAACTTCAATATCCATTTTTTCAGACACCAGATTTTCCTCCTGTTCGGGAATTGCTTTGTTAACCAGATGCGCTAACAAAGCTCCCATTTCGATGATAGGCACACAATGATCGACTGCCACTGCTTTCAGCGCCGCCCTAGGCATCGAAGAGAAAAGCGCATCAGACGGGTCTTGAACAACGGCGATGCCGCCTCGCTCTTTAATAGCATATAGCCCTGCCGCTCCATCGTCGAGACTGCCGCTCAACACGACCCCAATGACTCGCGATCCATAAGACCAAGCAGCAGAGCGAAACAAGACATCGACCGCCGGACGAAAGCGGTTTTCTTTGGGACCGCGAGAGAGCCGGACAACCCCTGGCTCAACTAACAAATGGCGATCGGGAGGAGCCACATAAATACGACCCGTTTTGATTGGCTCGTTGTCAACAGCGTGTGCTACTGGCAGTGAAGTGAACCGCGCCAAAATATCGGGTAACATACTAGGGTAATCTGGGGAAACGTGCCAGACGATAAAGACAGCAGCAGGAAAGTTAGAGAGCATTTGAGAAACGAGTATTTCAAAGGCTTTAAGTCCTCCGGCTGATGCTCCGACAACAATAATATCTGGCTTTAACACTCGCTGCTCCTTACCATTTTTGCTTTTTGCTACCCCTAATCAGCCAAGGTAACATACTGGCTTGACCTACAACACTTCCTTTGGATAGGGCTATAAAACACTGACAAATGACAACCGACAAATGACAAATGACTAAAGCAAAATACGTTTTTTTTCCTTTGACTGTATTTATTTTGGGTGTGTTCTGTTTTTGGATATTTGGCTTGAAAAATATAGCGATGCTGCAAAGCAGCCGCTACGCGATCGCGGATTCTCTATCATCCTCGGTTGTTTACGAACAACGGCGTCTTCATAACCCAGATGGAATTGGTAAATTTTATATGGGTCGAGAGATAGCCAGAGTCATGGGACACACGGGTGCGGGTTGGCTGGAAAGACCAAGCCGTGAAGGTGAGGAACAGCCCAGCAAAGTGGTGAATGGTCTTAATCTTAAGTCTAGCGATATTGTGGCGGATATTGGCGCTGGTACGGGTTACATAAGTTTTCGGATTGCGCCTTTACTTTCTACAGGAAAGGTTTTAGCTGTGGATATTCAGCCAGAAATGTTGGAGATTATCGAGTTTTTTAAGCAGGAGAAAAAGATTGCTAACGTTGAGCCTGTTTTGGCGACTCTTAGCGATCCCAAATTACCACCAGAGAGTGTTGATTTGGCTCTAATGGTGGATGCTTATCATGAGTTTGAGTATCCGCGAGAGATGATGCAAGGAATTGTCAGGGGTCTGAAACCTGGTGGTCGTGTTGTACTCGTTGAGTATCGGGGCGAAAATCTTTTTATTGCAATCAAAGCTTTGCATAAAATGACTCAGAGGCAAGTTAAAAAGGAAATGCAAGCTGTCGGTTTAGTTTGGCGGGAAACGAAAGGCTTTTTACCCCAGCAACATTTTATGGTGTTTGAAAAGTCCTAAAATGTTGTATTATATTCTCGGTTAATTTTGCGATGGAAATAGGCGGGCGCTTTTGGTTGTACTATCCCAAACTATCCAAGCAAATTGGCTATCTAAATCAGTTGTATTTTCTGTGACTTTGAAATATATCTTTTCTCCGCCTCTGGTTTCTACAGCAAAGTCGCCATTTTGAGCATATACTACCTTGAAACCGCGATCGCGCAAACAATACATTGCCCAAGCTTTTAATGATTGCCTTTGCGGATCGTGTGTAATGGGAGGTCTCTTAATTGCTTCTTCAATGACTTGGTATGTCTTGGGATCGATCATTAGTGGTTAGTGGTTAGTTGTTAGTTGTTAGTGGTCAATAGTCATTTGGCAACATTCTTTCCCTCACTCCCTCACTCCCTCACTCCTCCTTGTCCCCCTGTTGGGTCGCAACGAATCTCGATCATAAAGCCATCGGGGTCATAAAAGTAGACTCCTCTACCTGTTGGACGGCTCACTGGTCCGTGGGCGATGGTAATTTGATTTTGTCTTAAAACTTCAACTGCGCGATCAAATAACTCAGGAGCGATGTCAAATGCTAAATGATATGCTCTGGTGAAAGTTCTTTCTGGGTTTGGGTCTGGTGGTGGTAAGTCTGGTTCCCAAAATAAATCGAGGATAGTGCCATCGGGGGTGACGAAATTGGCTACTTTTCCTTGTGCTACTAAATCTACGAGGGTTGCTGGAACTTCATCACCTGTCAACTCGTGCAAGCCCAAAATACCATTGTAGAATTGCCTTGACGCTTGCATATTTTGCACGTTGAGGGCTATGTGATGTACTTGTCGCAGATCTCCTACATTAAGGACTCTTTTGAGAGATTGGGAACTTGGTAGCATGGGTGGCAAATTTGACTTGTTTAGATCGGAGTCTTTTGAATTTAATTTACCATGCTCAGTGATGTCCAGATCCCCGACTTCTTCAGGAAGTCGGGGATCTAACTTTTCAATACTGCAAGGTATAAGATAATTGAGGTGTCAGAACCCCGGTTTCTTAAAGAAACCGGGGTTCTAATTTCTGCTGAGGCGACGTAGTATTGATACTTGATTAATTTATTTTATGACTTTTGATTACTCTTTAGATTTTAAAAGTATTGATTTCCGAGAAAATCCTGAACTTTATCGCGTTGGTAAGGGCGAGCAGGGAGTATTGTTGGTAGAACCGTATAAATCAGAGATTCTACCTCATTGGCGGTTTAAAACTCCTGAAATTGCCAGACAATCCAGCGAAAAAATCTACCAAATGTTTCTTGAATATTTGGAGCAAGATGATTTCGTTGGAGCAGATATGGCACGTAAGTTCTTACAGATGGGTTATACGAGATCGCGCCGCTATGCCAATCATAAGAGTGGAAAAAAATACAAAACCAATCCTCAAAAAGCAACTTCTATTGAAGCTGAAGCTAAAGCTAGAAAAGATATTTTGCCAAATGAAGTAGACCCTGTTAAAGCTGAATCAGCAGCAATATTTAAAGAAAAGTGGATGCTGGCAAAGAAAAATGACAGATATTGTCAGTTATTGGCACAGCATAAATCAATACAATGCCAAGAGCGCTGAAATCTCCTTTTCACCCAGTGTTTTAAACTACAGGAGCCGTTTTCCCTCTGAAATACTAAAGGCTTACTCCTGTAGGTTTTTCCTCGGTAACGGTAACAGTAAGACTTATTGCTTAGTAACTGATACCACGGTATTTTCGTCCTATTTCCTCAGTTACCTGGTCTTTGGGAGGGGTTAATTCTCTTTGGTCGGTGTCATTTAAGTTTTCATGATGGTCTTCCATTCGCTGCAAAAGTTTTTGGGTGGTGATGAGAATAACTAGGAGCAGCAAAAGCAAAACTTGCCATGGTGCGAACACCAAGCTTAAAGCAAAGCAGAGAGCTGCGAATATCCCCACGAAATACCCAATTTCGTCAGTACATTTTTTAAAGATATAGCCACCTACCAAGCCGGTAAATAGCGGAATCAAGAAAAACAAAGCCATTTTTCCTCACCTCTGAGCCAATAGCAGAAGCGTTAATGTGTGTATATTAGGTTTGTTGTCGGTAACAAGTGTGCCTAATCTAACAGCTATTCAGTTTTAGCTCTAACACGTTACTCATAACAACAGCGTATAAATACAAGATTCCGAATCAGTCTGTTAAACTAGCTTAACATTATCTACTTGCGCTGATAAATATATCTAGCGTATTACCTTAAAAAAAGTAGCGTTTTCAACTGCAACACCCGATGCTAAACATTCCTAAATCACTGGCTGTCGAACTAGACCTTAAACCCTATCAGGTGCAAAACGCGCTGGATCTTTTGGCGGAGGGTGCGACAATTCCCTTTATTGCGCGTTATCGCAAAGAACGTACTGGGGAAATGAATGAAGTTCAGTTACGTCAACTAGCGGATAGGTATTCTTACTTAACGGAATTAGAAGAAAGAAAATCCACAATTTTAAATGCGATCGCAGAACAAGGTAAACTGACTGACGAACTTAAAGAAAAGATAGAATCCTGTTTGCAAAAAACAGAACTTGAGGATTTATACCTACCCTTCCGTCCAAAACGTCGCACTCGAGCTACTGTTGCAAAAGAAAAAGGGTTAGAACCGCTTGCAGAGTTTATTAAGTCGTTAAACGTCAAAAATGGTGTCGCCGCTTCTCTGGATGAAGAAGCAGCAAAATACGTCTCTGAAGAGAAAGGTGTCAAAACCGCAGAAGAGGCGTTGCGGGGTGCGTCTGATATTCTTGCAGAAGAAGTGGCTGAAAAAGCAGAGTCGCGTTCTTATGTGCGGGAATATCTTTTAGAGGAAGGAGTGTTTGTTTCCCGCATTAAGAATGATTATCCAGAGGGTACAACTAAATTTGAAATGTACCGCAATTACCAAATGCGGGTACGAAATATCGCACCTCATAATATGCTGGCATTATGTCGCGGTGAAACTGAGGAAATCTTGTCTTTTGACATTTCTTTTGATGAAGATGTTGTCTTGTCTTATTTAGAATCAAAAGAAATTAAGACAAAAGTCCGCGCAATTAGGGAT
This genomic interval from Scytonema hofmannii PCC 7110 contains the following:
- a CDS encoding chemotaxis protein CheB — its product is MLKPDIIVVGASAGGLKAFEILVSQMLSNFPAAVFIVWHVSPDYPSMLPDILARFTSLPVAHAVDNEPIKTGRIYVAPPDRHLLVEPGVVRLSRGPKENRFRPAVDVLFRSAAWSYGSRVIGVVLSGSLDDGAAGLYAIKERGGIAVVQDPSDALFSSMPRAALKAVAVDHCVPIIEMGALLAHLVNKAIPEQEENLVSEKMDIEVGVARQDNALELGIMKLGDLSPFTCPECHGVLLQLKEGNLLRFRCHTGHAYSLNALLAEVTQSIEESLWDGIRTIEASEMLMTHTAKHLREMNEHEAADLLLQKAEDAKRRGDLVRQAVMSNEILSQENLEREIKLNEEKQGF
- a CDS encoding class I SAM-dependent methyltransferase, whose product is MLQSSRYAIADSLSSSVVYEQRRLHNPDGIGKFYMGREIARVMGHTGAGWLERPSREGEEQPSKVVNGLNLKSSDIVADIGAGTGYISFRIAPLLSTGKVLAVDIQPEMLEIIEFFKQEKKIANVEPVLATLSDPKLPPESVDLALMVDAYHEFEYPREMMQGIVRGLKPGGRVVLVEYRGENLFIAIKALHKMTQRQVKKEMQAVGLVWRETKGFLPQQHFMVFEKS
- a CDS encoding VOC family protein: MLPSSQSLKRVLNVGDLRQVHHIALNVQNMQASRQFYNGILGLHELTGDEVPATLVDLVAQGKVANFVTPDGTILDLFWEPDLPPPDPNPERTFTRAYHLAFDIAPELFDRAVEVLRQNQITIAHGPVSRPTGRGVYFYDPDGFMIEIRCDPTGGQGGVRE
- a CDS encoding DUF4385 domain-containing protein, with amino-acid sequence MTFDYSLDFKSIDFRENPELYRVGKGEQGVLLVEPYKSEILPHWRFKTPEIARQSSEKIYQMFLEYLEQDDFVGADMARKFLQMGYTRSRRYANHKSGKKYKTNPQKATSIEAEAKARKDILPNEVDPVKAESAAIFKEKWMLAKKNDRYCQLLAQHKSIQCQER